In a single window of the Candidatus Tisiphia endosymbiont of Nemotelus nigrinus genome:
- a CDS encoding autotransporter domain-containing protein, whose protein sequence is MNSKISMLFNIGLAQLVLISACKAESSSSPRAKLGESRLSPKVPTSSNTLSDRAIDSENIPLDTFSQNQSSNASYFGEDENRKPSLSTLKLPVVVQQAHKAKLPLQESNQLSPSSINNSSNQQTLNKDLYYHLYYKTKKQIPQLDQKITLENLLAKLENMQSIYTLSCQNSGATLAGSPTTIPTKPTTSTPTKISSNLVLSPTNNSQSDMFRDSCDPISPIKEIMSIPHKENNSYNIMGTLSRVFRKAFSPIFNIRTLWNTDSQLSGANSQGNEVQYLVSKLEGSSITDSPDLETSSSGAEPLILPTTSTTSNTIIHHRGQLKELKQKRKDNELTQAVKRQEQVNKKQRQRTQAEQNNRAIEQHPIVAQQLLAPATNKTPDVALAKNNIESSTVLDEGGWSKVENKAQRRARKVQEKLVVEQNHGAIEQQPIVSKLVIQQLLAPIINAPDTTFVQNNTRSSIVSVQGEQQEMVHKKRKKRNKRSIAEQAKLQEKLVVEQNHGAINQQPAAQPTDQQLLAPTTNKTPNVAFAQNNVEPNIVSDKEDWNEVFSRQQKRVNKNIAKQAKLQEKLVVESIAPVQGEQQDMVHKKREKRNKRNSAEQTKLQEKLVVEQNHGVINQQPAAQPTAQQLLTPATNKIPDVTFTQNNMESSIVSDEEGWIKAESKSQKRFRKDIAKQTKLQEKLVVESIVPVQGEQQEMVRKKRKKRNKRSIAEQEVQTHPKQAVQTQLEQEVQAQPEQSEQEVQAQPEQSEQVVQAQPKQSEQEVQAQLEQSEQEVQAQPKQSEQEVQAQPEQSEQVVQAQPKQSEQEVQAQPEQSEQVVQAQPKQSEQVVQAQPKQSVQSDSKSESSDLDSKSELPPSPTLKSNISDDNDITSCNNNDELILQEQVKALEQQTIEVQKQVTSATINSVASVFDFIEQSVQSRFHQLDLAVLASGDEDNVVSKNVWVSGTIGTSKYNGRKVLSRYTGRTSALTIGGDIELQGGSIIGGAYNYVLSNFKYKDRADKVAAHAHVISIYGQTNLSDKLILQGVLSLALGNVSAKIPVQNQLAKTKFANTSYSTKIVVAHKSQIGKILITPNIGLKYGGYNIAGYNESFETQSLSVAATNDKRASGIIGFETIIPMKISDTTQVIPGLHIECERFLHNKQQKLRMQIVSDSNRREEILLLEKPAKYNYKIGGTITLKRGMTEIMAVYDYLASSNKYSSHQGSLKLRVSF, encoded by the coding sequence ATGAATTCAAAAATAAGCATGTTATTCAATATTGGGTTAGCGCAACTAGTATTAATCAGTGCATGTAAAGCTGAGAGTAGCAGCTCACCACGTGCCAAACTTGGTGAATCTAGATTATCACCGAAAGTTCCTACTAGTAGTAATACATTGTCTGATAGAGCAATTGACTCAGAAAACATTCCACTGGATACTTTTAGTCAAAATCAATCTAGTAATGCTTCATATTTTGGGGAAGATGAAAATAGAAAACCATCATTATCAACGCTAAAATTGCCTGTAGTTGTTCAACAAGCACATAAAGCAAAGCTTCCACTTCAAGAATCGAATCAATTATCGCCATCCTCTATTAATAATAGTTCTAATCAACAAACACTGAATAAAGATTTGTATTACCATCTTTACTATAAGACGAAAAAGCAAATCCCTCAATTAGATCAAAAAATAACATTGGAAAACCTATTAGCAAAATTAGAAAATATGCAATCAATATATACACTATCATGCCAAAATAGTGGCGCTACTCTTGCTGGTTCTCCAACTACCATCCCTACTAAACCCACTACATCAACACCCACTAAGATTTCATCAAATCTTGTATTATCGCCTACTAATAATTCCCAATCAGATATGTTCAGAGATAGTTGCGATCCTATCTCTCCTATTAAGGAGATAATGAGTATTCCTCATAAAGAAAATAATTCATATAATATAATGGGAACATTAAGTAGAGTATTTCGTAAAGCATTTAGCCCAATATTCAATATTAGAACTTTATGGAATACAGATTCTCAACTTTCAGGAGCAAATTCTCAAGGTAATGAAGTACAATATTTGGTTTCTAAACTTGAGGGTTCTAGTATTACTGATTCTCCTGACTTAGAAACATCAAGCAGCGGAGCAGAACCGCTGATATTGCCAACAACATCAACGACGTCTAATACCATCATCCATCACCGGGGTCAATTGAAAGAATTAAAACAAAAGCGTAAAGATAATGAGTTAACACAGGCAGTAAAAAGACAAGAACAAGTGAATAAGAAGCAGAGACAGCGAACACAAGCTGAGCAGAATAATAGAGCAATTGAGCAGCACCCTATTGTTGCTCAGCAACTATTAGCTCCTGCAACTAATAAAACTCCAGATGTTGCATTGGCTAAAAACAATATTGAATCAAGTACAGTGTTGGATGAGGGGGGGTGGAGTAAAGTAGAAAATAAAGCCCAAAGAAGAGCTAGGAAAGTACAGGAAAAGTTAGTAGTAGAACAGAATCATGGAGCAATTGAGCAGCAGCCTATTGTTTCTAAGCTAGTTATTCAACAACTATTAGCTCCCATCATTAATGCTCCTGATACTACATTTGTTCAAAATAATACGAGATCAAGCATAGTGTCAGTTCAAGGTGAACAACAGGAAATGGTACATAAAAAGCGGAAAAAACGCAACAAGAGGAGTATTGCAGAACAAGCAAAATTACAAGAGAAGTTAGTAGTGGAACAGAATCATGGAGCAATTAATCAACAACCCGCTGCTCAGCCGACAGATCAACAACTATTAGCTCCTACAACTAATAAAACTCCAAATGTTGCATTTGCTCAGAACAATGTTGAACCAAACATAGTGTCAGATAAAGAGGACTGGAATGAAGTATTCAGTAGACAGCAGAAGAGGGTCAATAAGAATATTGCCAAACAAGCAAAATTACAGGAAAAATTAGTAGTCGAAAGCATAGCGCCAGTTCAAGGTGAGCAACAGGACATGGTACATAAAAAGCGGGAAAAACGCAACAAGAGGAATAGTGCAGAACAAACAAAATTACAAGAAAAGTTAGTAGTGGAACAGAATCATGGAGTAATTAATCAACAACCCGCTGCTCAGCCGACAGCTCAACAACTATTAACTCCTGCAACTAATAAAATTCCTGATGTTACATTTACTCAAAACAATATGGAATCAAGTATAGTGTCAGATGAAGAGGGCTGGATTAAAGCAGAAAGTAAATCCCAGAAAAGATTTAGGAAAGATATTGCCAAACAAACAAAATTACAGGAAAAATTAGTAGTCGAAAGCATAGTGCCAGTTCAAGGTGAGCAACAGGAAATGGTACGTAAAAAGCGGAAAAAACGCAACAAGAGGAGTATTGCAGAACAAGAAGTACAGACACACCCAAAACAAGCAGTACAGACACAACTAGAACAAGAAGTACAGGCACAACCAGAACAATCAGAACAAGAAGTACAGGCACAACCAGAACAATCAGAACAAGTAGTACAGGCACAACCAAAACAATCAGAACAAGAAGTACAGGCACAACTAGAACAATCAGAACAAGAAGTACAGGCACAACCAAAACAATCAGAACAAGAAGTACAGGCACAACCAGAACAATCAGAACAAGTAGTACAGGCACAACCAAAACAATCAGAACAAGAAGTACAGGCACAACCAGAACAATCAGAACAAGTAGTACAGGCACAACCAAAACAATCAGAACAAGTAGTACAGGCACAACCAAAACAATCAGTACAGTCAGATTCAAAATCAGAAAGCTCAGACTTAGATTCAAAATCAGAACTGCCACCAAGTCCAACATTAAAGTCAAACATATCAGATGACAATGATATTACTTCCTGTAACAACAATGATGAATTAATATTGCAAGAACAAGTAAAAGCATTAGAGCAACAAACAATAGAAGTACAAAAACAAGTAACTTCAGCAACAATAAATTCAGTAGCGTCAGTTTTTGATTTTATAGAACAGTCTGTTCAATCAAGATTCCATCAACTTGATCTTGCAGTGCTTGCTTCTGGTGATGAAGATAATGTTGTGTCTAAAAATGTCTGGGTTAGTGGCACGATTGGGACATCTAAGTATAATGGTCGCAAAGTGTTAAGTAGATATACCGGCAGAACTAGTGCTTTAACTATTGGAGGTGATATAGAGTTGCAAGGTGGTAGCATTATAGGAGGAGCTTATAACTATGTTCTCTCTAACTTTAAATACAAGGATCGTGCTGATAAAGTTGCTGCCCACGCCCACGTAATATCTATATATGGTCAAACTAATTTGTCGGATAAATTAATACTACAAGGTGTTCTTTCCCTTGCTCTTGGTAATGTTTCAGCAAAAATACCAGTACAAAACCAGTTGGCTAAGACTAAATTTGCTAATACTTCGTATAGTACTAAGATAGTAGTAGCTCATAAGTCACAGATTGGTAAAATATTAATTACGCCAAATATTGGGCTAAAGTATGGAGGATATAATATTGCTGGATACAATGAAAGCTTTGAAACACAAAGTCTATCGGTTGCTGCTACTAATGACAAAAGAGCTTCTGGGATTATAGGGTTTGAAACAATTATACCAATGAAGATTAGTGATACTACCCAAGTGATTCCTGGATTGCATATAGAGTGTGAGAGATTTTTGCATAATAAGCAACAGAAGCTTCGTATGCAGATAGTGTCAGATTCCAACAGAAGAGAGGAAATATTGCTACTTGAAAAACCGGCTAAATACAACTACAAAATTGGCGGAACTATTACTCTAAAACGTGGAATGACAGAAATTATGGCAGTATATGATTATTTAGCTTCTAGTAATAAATATTCCAGTCATCAAGGTTCGCTGAAGTTGAGAGTATCGTTTTAA
- a CDS encoding IS5 family transposase: MNYHIKIREWQQIIEILRKRKDIKTRNEDKLRRFIEAIWYITRSGCQWRLLPSVYGSWRAVHMRFKTWSNKGIWTDLFEQVQANPDMESTMIDATIVRAHACSAGYKKDSQDQEALGRSKGGFTTKIHALVDALGNPLKFILTAGQRHDITQANSLVKDIKNTMLLADKAYDSNAFIEQLEEQNCIAVIPSKKNRKQQREYDKHIYKERHSIECFFGKIKHFRRIFSRFDKTATDFLSFLQFVGAFIWLR, encoded by the coding sequence ATGAATTATCATATAAAAATCAGAGAATGGCAACAAATTATTGAAATATTAAGAAAAAGAAAAGATATAAAAACAAGAAATGAGGATAAGCTTAGACGATTTATTGAAGCAATATGGTACATAACACGTTCAGGATGCCAATGGCGGTTGTTACCGAGTGTTTATGGTTCATGGCGAGCAGTGCATATGAGGTTTAAAACTTGGTCTAATAAAGGAATATGGACCGATTTGTTTGAGCAAGTACAAGCTAATCCTGACATGGAATCAACAATGATTGACGCTACTATAGTTCGTGCCCATGCATGCTCAGCAGGTTATAAAAAAGATAGCCAAGATCAAGAAGCTTTAGGGCGTAGTAAAGGAGGTTTTACTACTAAAATCCATGCCTTAGTTGACGCTCTTGGTAATCCTTTAAAGTTTATTTTAACTGCAGGTCAAAGACATGACATTACACAAGCCAACTCATTGGTTAAAGATATTAAAAATACTATGCTCCTTGCCGATAAGGCATATGATAGCAATGCTTTTATTGAGCAGCTTGAAGAGCAAAATTGTATAGCTGTTATTCCATCAAAAAAGAACCGAAAACAGCAAAGGGAGTACGATAAACATATCTATAAAGAACGTCATTCGATCGAATGTTTTTTTGGTAAAATTAAACATTTTAGACGAATTTTTTCGAGATTTGATAAAACTGCTACTGATTTCTTGTCTTTTTTGCAATTTGTTGGAGCTTTTATATGGCTTCGTTAG
- a CDS encoding TrbC/VirB2 family protein: MNIYRPYSEKFDSNFIWRLLFTICSIALIITSDAYATASDPVGKVLCNVILVFSGNTARGIAIVSIIVLGIQTLRGQLKWEIALVIVTGIIILFKAPDIIKIVASSAGGDATCATENIT, from the coding sequence ATGAATATTTATAGACCCTATTCTGAGAAATTTGATAGTAACTTTATTTGGCGTTTGTTGTTTACTATTTGCAGCATTGCTCTAATCATTACATCGGATGCTTATGCCACTGCTTCTGATCCAGTAGGTAAAGTGTTGTGTAACGTAATTCTAGTATTTAGTGGCAATACGGCTCGCGGTATAGCTATTGTTAGTATAATTGTTCTAGGGATTCAAACTCTCAGGGGACAATTAAAATGGGAAATTGCATTGGTTATTGTGACTGGTATTATAATATTGTTTAAGGCTCCTGATATTATAAAGATTGTAGCTAGTAGTGCTGGAGGTGATGCAACATGTGCTACCGAAAATATTACATAA
- a CDS encoding cytochrome c oxidase subunit 3 has product MLHETIKNNKFASLGEKQHPFHLVDPSPWPILTSFALLLLASGGIMFMHKYRFGAYVFGAGIFSVIFCLYSWWSDVIKEGLIEKCHTEPVKIGLRIGMALFILSEIMFFAAFFGSFFKASLFPVGMLDGVWVVKPGIWPPPSIQTFDPFDIPFINTLILLLSGTTVTWAHYALEENNQKDCVTALGFTIILGVFFSLMQAYEYHHATFKFKDGIYSSNFYLATGFHGVHVIIGTIFLTVCYYRVRRGDFVKGNGHLGFEFAAWYWHFVDVVWLFLFTFIYVLGK; this is encoded by the coding sequence ATGTTACATGAAACCATTAAAAATAACAAATTTGCTTCTTTAGGAGAAAAGCAACATCCGTTTCATCTTGTTGATCCAAGTCCTTGGCCAATTCTAACTTCATTTGCCTTATTGCTATTAGCCAGTGGTGGCATAATGTTTATGCATAAATATCGGTTTGGTGCGTATGTTTTTGGGGCTGGTATTTTTTCGGTGATTTTTTGTTTATATTCATGGTGGAGTGATGTAATTAAAGAGGGGCTAATTGAAAAGTGCCATACTGAGCCAGTAAAAATTGGTTTGAGAATAGGTATGGCACTATTTATCTTATCAGAGATAATGTTTTTTGCTGCATTTTTTGGCTCGTTTTTTAAAGCAAGTCTTTTTCCTGTCGGAATGTTAGATGGTGTATGGGTGGTAAAACCTGGTATATGGCCTCCACCATCTATTCAAACATTTGATCCATTTGATATTCCTTTCATTAATACGTTGATTCTTTTATTGTCCGGTACAACAGTAACATGGGCACATTATGCTCTTGAGGAAAATAACCAGAAAGATTGTGTAACCGCTCTTGGCTTTACCATAATATTGGGGGTGTTTTTTAGTTTAATGCAAGCTTACGAATATCATCATGCAACTTTTAAATTTAAAGATGGTATCTATTCTTCTAATTTTTATTTAGCAACCGGTTTTCACGGTGTTCACGTGATAATTGGTACTATATTTTTAACCGTTTGTTATTATAGAGTACGGAGAGGTGATTTTGTTAAAGGCAATGGTCATTTAGGTTTTGAATTTGCTGCTTGGTACTGGCATTTTGTCGATGTAGTATGGTTGTTTTTATTCACGTTCATATATGTTCTTGGAAAATAA
- the alaS gene encoding alanine--tRNA ligase, with protein sequence MTKLTTEEIRNKFISYFVANNHLHVPASSLIPHNDPSLMFVNSGMVQFKNVFTGQENRDYQRAVTSQKSLRAGGKHNDLENVGYTARHHTFFEMLGNFSFGDYFKEEAIYHAWNLLTKEFAIAKEKLYVTVYHTDQEAAAYWKKIANLNDDRIIKIKTTDNFWSMGDTGPCGPCSEVFYDHGEQIKGGLPGTKDQDGDRFIEIWNMVFMQFEQLDNDTRIELPKKSIDTGMGLERISAVMQNVYNNYDTDLFKEIIAYTKNIVKVKVEGEAKFSYRVIADHLRACAFLISDGIMPSNEGRGYVLRRIMRRSMRHAHILGSSEPLMYRLLPKLVELMGTTYPELRRAEDFTSNILEQEEIRFKATLERGLKLLDDETQHLSKHSELSGEIVFKLYDTYGFPVDLTEDILKAKQISIDLDGFNDKMREQKERARKSWLGSNESKTDKIWFDLKAEFGSTEFLGYYLNEAEGKILALIKDNKLVDIIETSEEKFIVISNQTPFYGESGGQMGDIGYIKSTNSKIRVVDTVKYLGSIIAHICILQEGTSIKVGDSADFAIDVKYRNNLRIHHSATHILHAVLHQVLGKHVTQKGSLVAYDRLRFDISHMAALTTEEIILIEDKVNQIITDNSKVTTTLMSTDEAIKAGAMALFGEKYDSEVRVVAMGNPLELNSLELCGGTHVTRTGDIGMFKITSENAIAAGVRRIEAVCGEFVLKLIRQNDTVIENISSTLKIGKNEIIDKVNSLIASKKQLEDKLVDLQVSMLDLNIEQIAKESVSISDIQFICKVVHNLDSKILRLSAERIADKSDSLVIIYIAIPEKSKEVGGSAGHNSSKLSITVAVSKKISNKVHAGNLAKEISIFLGGSGGGGQANIAQAGGTDVSKVEKLPDMIRDMLSNLSLIHSKEC encoded by the coding sequence ATGACTAAACTTACCACTGAAGAAATTAGAAATAAATTTATAAGTTATTTTGTTGCCAATAATCATCTGCATGTTCCAGCTAGCTCTCTTATTCCTCATAATGATCCTAGTTTAATGTTTGTTAATTCCGGGATGGTACAATTTAAAAATGTTTTTACTGGTCAGGAAAATAGAGATTATCAAAGAGCGGTTACTAGCCAGAAATCACTACGGGCTGGTGGTAAGCATAATGATCTTGAGAATGTTGGCTATACCGCAAGACATCATACATTCTTTGAAATGTTGGGCAATTTTTCTTTTGGTGATTATTTTAAGGAAGAAGCAATATATCATGCTTGGAATCTTTTAACCAAGGAATTTGCTATAGCTAAAGAAAAACTATATGTCACAGTTTACCATACTGATCAAGAAGCAGCTGCATATTGGAAAAAAATTGCTAATTTAAACGATGACCGAATTATTAAAATAAAAACCACTGATAATTTTTGGTCAATGGGAGATACTGGACCTTGTGGACCATGTTCAGAAGTTTTTTATGATCATGGAGAGCAGATAAAAGGTGGGTTGCCAGGAACGAAGGATCAAGATGGGGATCGCTTCATTGAGATTTGGAACATGGTCTTTATGCAATTTGAACAATTGGATAATGATACTAGGATTGAATTGCCTAAAAAATCTATTGATACAGGAATGGGGTTAGAGCGTATTAGTGCTGTGATGCAAAACGTGTATAATAATTACGATACAGATTTATTTAAGGAAATAATCGCCTATACCAAGAATATAGTAAAAGTTAAAGTTGAAGGAGAGGCTAAGTTTTCTTACCGAGTTATTGCCGATCATTTACGTGCTTGTGCTTTTTTAATTAGCGATGGTATCATGCCATCAAATGAAGGCAGAGGCTATGTACTTAGGCGTATTATGCGTCGGAGTATGAGGCATGCCCATATACTTGGTAGTAGTGAACCTTTGATGTATAGATTACTTCCCAAATTAGTAGAACTTATGGGAACAACTTATCCTGAATTAAGGAGGGCTGAGGATTTTACCAGTAATATTCTAGAACAGGAGGAAATAAGATTTAAAGCAACGCTTGAACGAGGTCTGAAACTGCTGGATGATGAAACACAGCATCTTAGTAAACACTCAGAACTATCAGGAGAAATAGTATTTAAATTATATGATACATATGGTTTTCCTGTTGATTTAACTGAAGATATATTAAAAGCTAAACAAATCTCCATTGATCTTGATGGCTTTAATGATAAGATGCGAGAGCAGAAAGAAAGGGCAAGAAAATCTTGGTTAGGTTCGAATGAGTCTAAAACAGATAAGATATGGTTTGATCTTAAAGCAGAATTTGGTAGTACCGAATTTTTGGGTTATTATTTGAATGAGGCGGAAGGTAAGATATTAGCTCTAATTAAAGATAATAAATTAGTTGATATTATAGAAACTAGTGAAGAAAAATTTATTGTAATTAGTAATCAAACTCCTTTTTATGGAGAGTCTGGTGGACAGATGGGGGATATAGGTTATATCAAATCTACCAACAGTAAAATTAGAGTAGTAGATACTGTAAAATATCTTGGTTCAATAATTGCTCATATATGCATTTTGCAGGAAGGAACTAGCATCAAGGTTGGAGATAGTGCCGATTTTGCTATTGATGTCAAATATCGTAATAATTTAAGAATTCATCATTCTGCAACTCATATATTACATGCAGTATTACATCAAGTACTGGGTAAACACGTAACGCAGAAAGGATCGCTCGTAGCATATGATCGTCTACGTTTTGATATTAGCCATATGGCAGCATTGACGACAGAAGAAATTATTTTGATAGAAGATAAAGTAAATCAGATTATTACGGACAATTCGAAAGTTACCACAACATTAATGTCAACAGATGAAGCTATTAAGGCAGGGGCTATGGCTTTATTTGGCGAAAAGTATGATTCTGAAGTAAGGGTGGTAGCAATGGGAAATCCGCTTGAGCTAAATTCGCTTGAACTCTGTGGTGGTACCCACGTTACTAGAACTGGCGACATTGGTATGTTTAAAATTACCAGCGAAAACGCTATTGCAGCTGGCGTTCGAAGAATAGAAGCTGTTTGCGGTGAATTTGTCTTAAAATTAATCAGGCAGAATGATACGGTAATTGAAAACATATCTTCAACCTTAAAAATAGGTAAGAATGAAATTATTGATAAAGTTAATAGTCTAATTGCTAGTAAAAAACAATTAGAAGATAAGTTAGTAGACCTTCAGGTTTCGATGCTTGACTTGAATATTGAGCAGATTGCCAAAGAATCAGTCAGTATCTCTGATATACAATTCATCTGTAAGGTAGTACATAATTTGGACAGTAAAATATTACGCTTATCTGCTGAACGAATAGCTGATAAATCTGATAGTCTTGTGATTATATATATAGCTATACCGGAAAAATCTAAAGAGGTTGGCGGTAGTGCAGGGCATAATTCTAGCAAATTATCGATTACAGTTGCGGTTAGTAAAAAAATCAGTAATAAGGTTCATGCTGGTAATTTGGCTAAAGAAATTTCTATATTCCTTGGCGGTAGTGGCGGTGGTGGCCAGGCTAATATAGCCCAGGCTGGTGGCACGGATGTAAGTAAAGTAGAAAAATTACCAGATATGATAAGGGATATGTTATCTAACCTCAGTTTGATTCACAGCAAAGAGTGTTAA
- the hemB gene encoding porphobilinogen synthase, whose amino-acid sequence MYPTVRLRRNRKTRWLRELVAENSLSVNDLVLALFVVEGENQRQEIATMPGIYRLSIDQVVLKARQAYENGINAIILFPCIDAKLKSENADEAYNLDNLICRTIRSIKKANIDIGIICDVALDPYTTHAHDGILHNGDVDNDKTVKALCDQALVLAKAGVDIVAPSDMMDGRIMAIRQMLDSEGFINVNILSYAAKYASNFYSPFRDAVSSNKAGYLDKATYQMDVRNAREAMLEIEHDLAEGADMIMIKPGMMFLDIIAQAASSFNTNIFAYQVSGEYAMLRLAADANALNWQAALIESLLCFKRAGASSIVTYAALEVAQILNKQSIDIVK is encoded by the coding sequence ATGTATCCAACAGTAAGATTACGAAGAAATAGAAAAACTCGGTGGCTACGAGAATTAGTGGCAGAGAATAGTCTTAGCGTCAACGATTTGGTGTTAGCATTATTTGTTGTTGAAGGTGAGAATCAGCGTCAGGAGATTGCCACCATGCCTGGTATATATAGGCTGTCTATTGACCAAGTGGTATTGAAGGCTAGGCAGGCTTATGAAAATGGTATAAATGCAATAATACTATTTCCGTGTATAGACGCAAAATTAAAAAGTGAAAATGCGGATGAAGCATATAATCTAGATAATTTAATATGTAGGACTATACGAAGTATAAAAAAGGCTAACATCGATATTGGTATAATATGTGATGTTGCACTGGATCCTTATACTACGCATGCACATGATGGTATTTTACATAATGGTGATGTAGATAATGATAAAACGGTTAAAGCTTTGTGTGACCAAGCTTTAGTTTTAGCAAAAGCTGGAGTTGATATTGTAGCCCCATCTGATATGATGGATGGTAGGATTATGGCAATACGTCAAATGCTAGATTCAGAAGGATTTATTAACGTTAATATCCTATCTTATGCCGCAAAATATGCTTCAAATTTTTATTCGCCATTCAGAGATGCGGTAAGTAGTAACAAGGCCGGTTATTTAGATAAAGCGACCTATCAGATGGATGTACGAAATGCCAGAGAGGCTATGTTAGAGATAGAACATGATCTAGCTGAAGGGGCAGATATGATTATGATTAAACCTGGTATGATGTTTTTGGACATCATAGCACAGGCGGCAAGTAGCTTTAATACTAATATATTTGCCTATCAGGTAAGTGGTGAATATGCTATGTTAAGACTTGCGGCAGATGCTAATGCATTAAATTGGCAGGCGGCTTTGATAGAATCATTATTATGTTTTAAGCGTGCTGGGGCTAGTAGCATTGTTACTTATGCGGCACTGGAAGTAGCTCAGATACTAAATAAACAGTCTATCGATATTGTAAAATAA
- a CDS encoding SCO family protein, with the protein MQEKRQANIIVGIIIAVGLLITITSLYLWLSFDTPQKPLAGKGGGYNDDVQIGGKFELTDQDDKIFNSDNLKGKLSLIYFGFTYCPDICPTSLQKITEVINTLDKYKIDVEFVFVTVDPKRDSSDILKEYLKHFNPKFIGLTGSEQQIKEVADKFKVYYAKIDNNSEDYMLDHSSFVYLMDRQGKYVKHFYLDNSAQEIVEFIRIMEQNPKKY; encoded by the coding sequence ATGCAAGAGAAACGTCAAGCTAATATTATAGTGGGGATTATTATAGCAGTGGGGCTATTGATAACTATTACGTCACTTTATCTTTGGTTATCCTTTGACACACCACAAAAACCTCTTGCCGGTAAGGGGGGAGGATATAATGATGATGTGCAAATTGGTGGAAAGTTTGAGCTAACTGATCAAGATGATAAGATTTTCAATAGCGATAATTTAAAAGGAAAGTTGAGTTTAATTTATTTTGGTTTCACTTATTGCCCTGATATTTGTCCTACTTCTTTGCAAAAAATAACGGAGGTCATTAACACTCTTGATAAATATAAAATTGATGTTGAATTTGTTTTTGTTACTGTCGATCCCAAACGTGATAGTTCGGATATTCTTAAGGAATATTTAAAGCATTTTAACCCTAAATTTATTGGTTTAACAGGTAGTGAGCAACAGATTAAAGAAGTAGCTGATAAGTTTAAAGTATATTATGCCAAAATAGACAATAATAGTGAAGATTATATGTTAGATCACTCTTCTTTTGTTTATTTAATGGATAGACAGGGAAAGTACGTAAAGCATTTCTACTTAGATAATTCAGCTCAAGAGATTGTAGAATTTATTAGAATAATGGAACAAAACCCAAAAAAATATTAA
- the ccmE gene encoding cytochrome c maturation protein CcmE, which yields MQKRVRNRLKIILFYLLCSTGGIYMILYNLEDNIVFFYPPSKINELKLGKEFRVGGLVKIGSIKKITADKVNFVITDDIKDLEISYQGVLPALFREKQGIVAVGKISGSLFIARELLTKHDENYSPAN from the coding sequence ATGCAAAAAAGGGTAAGAAATAGATTAAAAATTATATTATTTTACCTATTATGCAGTACCGGGGGAATATATATGATATTATATAATCTTGAGGATAATATAGTATTTTTTTATCCTCCATCAAAAATTAACGAGTTAAAACTTGGCAAAGAATTTAGGGTAGGGGGGTTAGTTAAAATAGGTTCAATTAAAAAAATTACTGCCGATAAGGTGAATTTTGTCATTACTGATGATATTAAAGACCTGGAGATATCTTACCAAGGAGTTTTACCGGCTTTGTTTCGTGAGAAGCAAGGAATAGTAGCGGTGGGGAAGATATCAGGTAGCCTATTCATAGCTCGTGAGTTATTGACTAAACATGATGAGAATTATTCTCCAGCTAACTAG